One Chroicocephalus ridibundus chromosome 10, bChrRid1.1, whole genome shotgun sequence DNA window includes the following coding sequences:
- the LOC134521731 gene encoding ubiquinol-cytochrome c reductase complex assembly factor 5, with protein sequence MLVSKRVKRLLQLVPGKRRFGVYRFLPFFFLLGGAMEWFMINVRIGKETFYDVYRRKRSERQYEARMEKNEF encoded by the exons ATGCTGGTGAGCAAGAGGGTGAAGCGCCTCTTGCAGCTGGTGCCTGGGAAGCGGCGCTTCGGCGTTTACAGGTTCCtgcccttcttcttcctcctcggGGGAGCGATGGAGTGGTTCATGATCAACGTCCGCATCGGCAAGGAGACCTTCT ATGATGTTTACCGTAGGAAACGATCTGAAAGACAGTACGaggcaaggatggaaaaaaatgaattttag